A region of Streptomyces sp. NBC_01267 DNA encodes the following proteins:
- a CDS encoding DUF397 domain-containing protein, with amino-acid sequence MHHAYNGMAATALHGVVWQKSEQSNSQGSCVEFAKLPGGDVAVRNSRHPEGPALVYTPAEIAAMLIGVKAGEFDHLVAGAETDQP; translated from the coding sequence GTGCACCACGCGTACAACGGCATGGCGGCCACAGCACTTCACGGGGTCGTCTGGCAGAAGAGTGAGCAGAGCAACTCGCAGGGATCGTGCGTGGAGTTCGCCAAACTGCCCGGCGGTGATGTGGCGGTGCGCAATTCACGCCATCCCGAAGGGCCGGCCCTCGTCTACACCCCGGCGGAGATAGCGGCCATGCTGATCGGCGTGAAGGCCGGGGAGTTCGACCACCTCGTGGCCGGGGCGGAAACGGACCAGCCGTAG
- a CDS encoding ATP-binding protein codes for MGTNGSTMLEPLRQGLPPIDPAAVSSSASCSLPPRFEAVRGARQFTKSTLGSWGLCERFDDVALVASELVTNALRHALPADAPRNEDAPVRLHLMRWTSRLVCAVRDPSDEGPSARDVGDFAAESGRGLFLVDSFADSWGWHPLAGTLSGKVVWALFRLHTAD; via the coding sequence ATGGGGACGAATGGATCGACCATGCTCGAGCCGTTAAGGCAGGGGCTTCCCCCCATCGACCCCGCGGCCGTGTCCAGTTCTGCTTCGTGCTCGCTGCCGCCACGCTTCGAAGCGGTGCGCGGGGCGCGGCAGTTCACCAAGTCGACGCTCGGCTCCTGGGGTCTCTGCGAACGGTTCGACGACGTCGCGCTGGTCGCGTCCGAACTCGTCACCAACGCGTTGCGGCACGCGCTGCCCGCCGACGCCCCGAGGAACGAGGACGCCCCGGTCCGGCTGCACCTGATGCGGTGGACCTCACGGCTGGTGTGCGCGGTCCGTGACCCCAGCGACGAGGGCCCCAGCGCGCGCGACGTGGGCGACTTCGCCGCCGAGTCGGGCCGCGGGCTCTTCCTGGTGGACTCCTTCGCCGACAGCTGGGGATGGCACCCGTTGGCGGGCACGCTGAGCGGCAAGGTGGTCTGGGCACTCTTCCGGCTGCACACCGCCGACTAG
- a CDS encoding helix-turn-helix domain-containing protein, translating into MPGGESWGSPQTLSPGGGSVVRRILLGSQLRRLRESRGITREAAGYSIRASESKISRMELGRVSFKARDVEDLLTLYGVIDDAERAALLGLAKEANLAGWWHSYGDVLPGWFQTYVGLEGAASLIRAYEVQFVHGLLQTEAYAHAVVSRGNPKASTAEIDRRVALRLERQKALVSESAPQLHAVLDEAALRRPYGDRNVMRGQLQHLMEISEQPNVTLQVMPFSFGGHAGESGAFTLLRFPESDLSDLVYLEQLTSSLYLDKPEEVAQYEQVMEELQRESPDPAGSRDVLRGLLQLS; encoded by the coding sequence GTGCCAGGAGGCGAGTCATGGGGTTCTCCCCAGACGTTGAGCCCCGGGGGAGGTTCTGTTGTACGGCGCATTCTGCTGGGCTCACAGCTCAGGCGCCTGCGCGAATCACGCGGGATCACCCGCGAGGCGGCCGGATATTCGATCCGCGCGTCCGAATCCAAGATCAGCCGCATGGAGTTGGGACGGGTGAGCTTCAAGGCCAGGGACGTAGAGGATCTCCTCACGCTCTACGGAGTGATCGACGACGCGGAGCGAGCGGCCCTCCTCGGTCTGGCCAAGGAGGCCAACTTGGCGGGCTGGTGGCACAGTTACGGCGACGTACTGCCCGGCTGGTTCCAGACGTACGTCGGACTCGAAGGCGCTGCCTCGCTGATCCGTGCGTACGAAGTGCAGTTCGTGCACGGCTTGTTGCAGACCGAGGCGTACGCCCACGCGGTCGTCTCGCGCGGCAACCCCAAGGCGTCGACCGCCGAGATCGACCGGCGCGTCGCGCTGCGCCTGGAGCGGCAGAAGGCGCTGGTCTCGGAGAGCGCGCCGCAACTCCATGCCGTACTCGACGAAGCGGCGCTGCGCCGCCCGTACGGCGACCGGAACGTGATGCGGGGCCAGTTGCAGCACCTCATGGAGATCTCCGAGCAGCCGAACGTCACGCTCCAGGTGATGCCCTTCAGCTTCGGCGGGCACGCGGGGGAGAGCGGCGCCTTCACGCTGCTGCGCTTCCCGGAGTCCGATCTGTCGGACCTCGTCTACCTGGAACAGCTGACCAGTTCGCTGTATCTGGACAAGCCCGAAGAGGTCGCGCAGTACGAGCAGGTCATGGAGGAACTCCAGCGCGAGAGCCCGGATCCGGCGGGCAGCCGGGACGTTCTCCGTGGTCTACTCCAACTCTCGTAA
- a CDS encoding aldehyde dehydrogenase family protein, whose amino-acid sequence MSFFTELAHQYIDGAWRTGSGSWDIIDFNPYNGEKLASITVATVDEVDEAYRAAERAQQAWAQTNPYTRRLVFERALRITEERETAIVEAMIEELGGTRVKAEYEVRAAKEFLREAIQLAVRPEGRILPSPVDGKENRVYRLPVGVVGVISPFNFPFLITLKSVAPALALGNAVVVKPNQNAPVVGGGLIAKIFEDAGLPGGLLNVLVTDIAEIGDALIEHPVPKVISFAGSDRVGRHVGAVAGSHFKRAILELSGNSALVVLDDADLDYAVDAAIFSRFAYQGQVCMAANRILVDRGVADRFAEKFTERVAALRTGDPADPETHIGPVINGFQAEALTNLVDQAVAEGATALVRGTTHGNLVEPTVLAGLPADSPLHQQEIFGPVVLLVTFDGEDDAVRLANDSPYGLSGAVHTADVERGVRFAKRVVTGMMHVNDSTIQDEPLVAFGGEKYSGLGRLNGDSTVEAFTTQKWISIQHGRTDFPF is encoded by the coding sequence ATGTCCTTCTTCACCGAGCTGGCCCACCAGTACATCGACGGCGCGTGGCGGACCGGCAGTGGCTCGTGGGACATCATCGACTTCAACCCGTACAACGGCGAGAAGCTGGCCTCGATCACCGTGGCGACGGTCGACGAGGTCGACGAGGCCTACCGTGCCGCCGAACGCGCGCAGCAGGCCTGGGCGCAGACCAATCCGTACACCCGCCGGCTCGTCTTCGAGCGGGCGCTGCGGATCACCGAGGAGCGCGAGACCGCGATCGTCGAGGCGATGATCGAGGAACTCGGCGGGACCCGGGTCAAGGCGGAGTACGAGGTCCGCGCGGCGAAGGAGTTCCTGCGCGAGGCGATACAGCTCGCGGTGCGCCCGGAGGGACGGATCCTGCCGTCCCCGGTGGACGGCAAGGAGAACCGCGTCTACCGGCTGCCGGTCGGCGTCGTCGGTGTGATCAGCCCCTTCAACTTCCCGTTCCTGATCACCCTCAAGTCGGTCGCGCCCGCGCTGGCGCTGGGCAACGCGGTGGTCGTCAAGCCGAACCAGAACGCGCCCGTCGTCGGCGGCGGCCTGATCGCCAAGATCTTCGAGGACGCGGGCCTGCCGGGCGGGCTGCTGAACGTCCTCGTCACCGACATCGCCGAGATCGGTGACGCGCTCATCGAGCACCCGGTGCCCAAGGTGATCTCGTTCGCGGGCTCCGACCGGGTGGGCCGCCACGTCGGCGCGGTCGCGGGCAGCCACTTCAAGCGGGCCATCCTGGAACTCAGCGGCAACAGCGCCCTCGTGGTGCTCGACGACGCGGACCTGGACTACGCGGTCGACGCGGCGATTTTCAGCCGTTTCGCGTACCAGGGTCAGGTCTGCATGGCGGCCAACCGGATCCTGGTGGACCGCGGCGTCGCGGACCGGTTCGCCGAGAAGTTCACCGAGCGCGTGGCGGCGCTCAGGACCGGCGATCCCGCCGACCCGGAGACCCACATCGGCCCGGTCATCAACGGCTTCCAGGCCGAGGCGCTGACCAACCTCGTGGACCAGGCCGTGGCGGAGGGCGCCACGGCGCTCGTCCGGGGCACCACGCACGGCAATCTGGTCGAACCCACGGTCCTGGCCGGGCTGCCCGCCGACTCCCCGCTGCACCAGCAGGAGATCTTCGGTCCGGTGGTGCTGCTGGTGACCTTCGACGGTGAGGACGACGCCGTACGGCTGGCCAACGACAGCCCGTACGGCCTGAGCGGCGCCGTGCACACCGCCGATGTGGAGCGGGGCGTGCGGTTCGCCAAGCGGGTCGTCACCGGCATGATGCATGTCAACGACTCGACGATCCAGGACGAGCCGCTGGTGGCCTTCGGCGGTGAGAAGTACTCGGGGCTCGGGCGGCTGAACGGTGACTCGACGGTGGAGGCGTTCACCACCCAGAAGTGGATCTCGATCCAGCACGGCCGTACGGACTTCCCGTTCTGA
- a CDS encoding PadR family transcriptional regulator encodes MSAIRLLVLGAVRQHGRAHGYQVRNDLEYWGAHEWSSAKPGSIYHALKQLAKQGLLLAHETAPSTAGGPPRTEYELTPAGRSEYLGLLRAALVGHDQKMDVLSAALGCIVDLERAEAVGLLKERVRGIEAWRAEVTERYIPEEGPQQLGHIGEIMNLWVHTADGGAEWTRGLIERIEGGAYVFAGEGEPFVGVLAEGEENPYARPDPNARNP; translated from the coding sequence ATGTCAGCGATCCGTCTGCTCGTCCTCGGTGCGGTCCGCCAGCACGGGCGGGCACACGGCTACCAGGTGCGCAACGACCTGGAGTACTGGGGCGCCCACGAGTGGTCCAGCGCCAAGCCGGGCTCCATCTACCACGCCCTGAAGCAGCTGGCGAAGCAAGGCCTGCTGCTGGCCCACGAGACCGCGCCGAGCACCGCGGGCGGGCCGCCGCGCACCGAGTACGAGCTGACGCCGGCCGGCCGGTCCGAGTACCTCGGACTGCTGCGTGCGGCCCTGGTCGGCCACGACCAGAAGATGGACGTGCTGTCGGCGGCGCTCGGCTGCATCGTCGACCTGGAGCGGGCCGAGGCCGTCGGGCTGCTGAAGGAACGGGTGCGCGGGATCGAGGCCTGGCGGGCCGAGGTGACCGAGCGCTACATCCCCGAGGAGGGGCCGCAGCAGCTCGGTCACATCGGCGAGATCATGAACCTCTGGGTCCATACGGCGGACGGCGGGGCCGAGTGGACGCGCGGGCTGATCGAGCGGATCGAGGGCGGGGCGTACGTGTTCGCGGGCGAGGGCGAGCCCTTCGTGGGGGTCCTCGCCGAGGGCGAGGAGAACCCGTACGCCCGGCCCGATCCGAACGCCCGGAACCCGTGA
- a CDS encoding glutamate decarboxylase yields MALHRGADGSKAKRAATVAVNPFFGEANPVAGMDTAPPKHRLPDGPLPPSSAYQLVHDELMLDGNSRLNLATFVTTWMEPQADVLLAECRDKNMIDKDEYPRTAELERRCVVMLADLWNAPDPATAVGCSTTGSSEACMLAGMALKRRWAKRNADRYPATARPNLVMGVNVQVCWEKFCNFWEVEARLVPMEGDRFHLDPQAAADLCDENTIGVVAVLGSTFDGSYEPVAELCAALDALQERTGLDIPVHVDGASGAMVAPFLDEDLVWDFRLPRVSSINTSGHKYGLVYPGVGWALWRSAEELPEELVFRVNYLGGDMPTFALNFSRPGAQVVAQYYSFLRLGKDGYRAVQQTSRTIAEKLAGRIEAFGDFRLLTRGNELPVFAFTTAPDNTHFDVFDVSRRLRERGWLVPAYTFPENRQDLSVLRVVCRNGFSEDLSDLLVGDLEGLLPELRRQSAPLERSKTLATAFHH; encoded by the coding sequence ATGGCACTGCACCGAGGCGCGGACGGATCCAAGGCGAAGAGGGCGGCGACCGTCGCGGTCAACCCCTTCTTCGGCGAAGCGAATCCGGTCGCCGGTATGGACACCGCGCCGCCCAAGCACCGGCTCCCCGACGGCCCACTGCCGCCGTCGAGCGCGTACCAACTGGTCCATGACGAGCTGATGCTGGACGGCAACTCCCGGCTCAACCTGGCCACGTTCGTCACGACGTGGATGGAGCCGCAGGCCGATGTGCTCCTCGCGGAGTGCCGGGACAAGAACATGATCGACAAGGACGAGTACCCGCGCACCGCCGAACTGGAGCGGCGCTGTGTCGTGATGCTCGCCGATCTGTGGAACGCACCGGATCCCGCGACGGCCGTGGGCTGTTCCACGACCGGCTCCAGCGAGGCGTGCATGCTCGCGGGCATGGCGCTGAAGCGCCGCTGGGCGAAGCGGAACGCGGACCGCTATCCGGCGACCGCCCGGCCGAACCTCGTCATGGGCGTCAACGTCCAGGTCTGCTGGGAGAAGTTCTGCAACTTCTGGGAGGTCGAGGCGCGCCTGGTCCCCATGGAGGGTGACCGTTTCCACCTCGACCCGCAGGCCGCGGCGGACCTCTGTGACGAGAACACCATCGGCGTGGTGGCCGTGCTCGGCTCCACCTTCGACGGTTCGTACGAACCGGTCGCCGAGCTCTGCGCGGCCCTGGACGCCCTCCAGGAACGGACCGGCCTGGACATCCCCGTCCATGTCGACGGCGCGTCCGGCGCGATGGTCGCCCCCTTCCTGGACGAGGACCTGGTCTGGGACTTCAGGCTGCCGCGGGTCTCCTCGATCAACACCTCGGGCCACAAGTACGGCCTCGTCTACCCCGGTGTCGGCTGGGCCCTGTGGCGGTCCGCCGAGGAGCTGCCCGAGGAACTGGTCTTCCGCGTCAACTACTTGGGCGGCGACATGCCGACCTTCGCGCTCAACTTCTCCCGGCCGGGAGCACAAGTGGTGGCGCAGTACTACTCGTTCCTGCGGCTCGGGAAGGACGGCTACCGGGCCGTCCAGCAGACGAGCAGGACCATCGCGGAGAAACTGGCCGGGCGGATCGAGGCGTTCGGCGACTTCCGGCTCCTGACGCGGGGCAACGAACTGCCGGTGTTCGCCTTCACCACCGCCCCCGACAACACGCACTTCGACGTCTTCGACGTGTCCCGGCGGCTGCGCGAACGGGGCTGGCTGGTACCGGCGTACACCTTCCCCGAGAACCGGCAGGACCTCTCGGTGCTGCGGGTGGTCTGCCGCAACGGCTTCTCCGAGGACCTGTCGGACCTCCTGGTGGGCGACCTGGAAGGGCTGCTGCCCGAACTGCGGCGCCAGTCGGCGCCGTTGGAGCGGAGCAAGACGCTGGCGACGGCCTTCCACCACTAG
- the wrbA gene encoding NAD(P)H:quinone oxidoreductase, with protein MPTSVDPVKIAVIYYSSTGTVATIAREITRSSEAAGAEVRLRRAQELAPQAAIDSTPAWAANVQATADIPEAQPDDMIWADAVVFGTPTRFGNVTSQLKQFIDTLGGLWQAGQLADKVYSGFTSTATTHGGQESTLLALYNTVHHFGGILVAPGYTDPSKFIDGNPYGTSHVAGQGDIPVGEQTLIAARVQAERVVQITRALKAGRAADS; from the coding sequence ATGCCCACGTCCGTGGATCCCGTGAAGATCGCCGTCATCTACTACTCCAGCACCGGCACCGTCGCCACCATCGCCAGGGAGATCACCCGGAGTTCGGAGGCGGCGGGAGCCGAGGTACGGCTGCGCAGGGCCCAGGAGCTGGCCCCGCAGGCAGCCATCGACTCCACCCCCGCCTGGGCGGCCAATGTGCAGGCCACGGCGGACATTCCCGAGGCCCAGCCCGACGACATGATCTGGGCGGACGCCGTGGTCTTCGGCACCCCCACCCGCTTCGGCAACGTCACCTCCCAGCTCAAGCAGTTCATCGACACGCTCGGCGGACTGTGGCAGGCGGGACAGCTGGCCGACAAGGTGTACAGCGGGTTCACGTCGACCGCGACCACGCACGGCGGGCAGGAGTCCACGCTCCTGGCCCTGTACAACACCGTTCACCACTTCGGCGGTATCCTCGTCGCCCCCGGGTACACGGATCCCTCGAAGTTCATCGACGGCAACCCGTACGGCACTTCTCATGTGGCGGGGCAGGGCGACATCCCCGTGGGAGAGCAGACCCTGATCGCGGCACGGGTCCAGGCCGAGCGGGTCGTCCAGATCACCCGGGCCCTCAAGGCCGGTCGGGCCGCCGACAGTTGA
- a CDS encoding YbjQ family protein: MSIENYGGGQTPQSDVLVVTTNDVPGYAVQQVIGEVFGLTVRSRHLGSQIGAGLKSMMGGELKGLTKTLVQTRNQAMERLIEQARVRGANGVLAMRFDVTEAADVGTEVCAYGTAVVIGKL; this comes from the coding sequence ATGAGCATCGAGAATTACGGCGGCGGACAGACCCCTCAGTCCGACGTACTGGTCGTCACGACGAACGATGTCCCGGGCTACGCGGTCCAGCAGGTGATCGGCGAGGTGTTCGGCCTCACCGTCCGCTCCCGCCATCTGGGCAGCCAGATCGGGGCCGGACTGAAGTCGATGATGGGCGGCGAGCTCAAGGGGCTGACGAAGACCCTGGTGCAGACCCGTAACCAGGCCATGGAGCGGCTGATCGAACAGGCCCGCGTGCGGGGCGCCAACGGGGTGCTCGCGATGCGGTTCGACGTCACCGAGGCGGCCGATGTCGGCACCGAGGTGTGCGCGTACGGCACGGCGGTCGTGATCGGCAAGCTGTGA
- a CDS encoding DedA family protein yields the protein MTTLALGPSWLDPDYLISTFGVAGLLAIVFAESGLLIGFFLPGDSLLFTSGLLVTTGKLGTPLWLLCALVAIAAIVGDQVGYLFGRKVGPSLFKRPDSKLFKQENVEKAHEFFEKYGPKSLILARFVPVVRTFTPIIAGVSRMNYRSFLIFNIIGGTLWGVGVTLLGAVLGKIDFVNKHIELILVAIVLVSVIPIAIEYLRARGKAQKQAAAGETGDGPVPTTTRGRHAKR from the coding sequence GTGACCACTCTCGCGCTCGGACCGAGCTGGCTGGACCCGGACTACCTGATCAGCACCTTCGGGGTGGCCGGTCTGCTGGCGATCGTCTTCGCCGAATCAGGCCTGCTGATCGGCTTCTTCCTGCCCGGCGACTCGCTGCTGTTCACCAGCGGTCTGCTGGTCACCACCGGCAAGCTCGGCACCCCGCTCTGGCTGCTCTGCGCGCTGGTCGCGATCGCCGCGATCGTGGGCGACCAGGTCGGCTACCTCTTCGGCCGCAAGGTCGGCCCGTCGCTGTTCAAGCGCCCGGACTCCAAGCTCTTCAAGCAGGAGAACGTCGAGAAGGCGCACGAGTTCTTCGAGAAGTACGGCCCGAAGTCGCTGATCCTGGCCCGCTTCGTGCCTGTGGTGCGGACGTTCACGCCGATCATCGCGGGCGTGAGCCGGATGAACTACCGCTCGTTCCTGATCTTCAACATCATCGGCGGCACGCTCTGGGGCGTGGGGGTCACGCTGCTCGGCGCGGTCCTCGGCAAGATCGACTTCGTCAACAAGCACATCGAGCTGATCCTGGTGGCGATCGTGCTGGTCTCGGTGATCCCGATCGCGATCGAGTACCTGCGGGCCCGCGGCAAGGCGCAGAAGCAGGCCGCGGCGGGCGAGACCGGCGACGGACCGGTGCCGACGACCACGCGCGGACGGCACGCGAAGCGGTAG
- a CDS encoding threonine/serine ThrE exporter family protein encodes MVADTDGPEDRKPQSDEVRSAFAPPSGTESPAPEDSSTTSEFAVPPGLSAESAAEPEGSAFTPPQTYSAQNSPPAFTPAHGFPMVRLAKEAPWQDRMRTMLRMPVHERPTLEAAQKHDEEAGPAVPRVLDLTLRIGELLLAGGEGAEDVEAAMFAVTQAYGLERCEPTVTFTLLSISHQPSLVDDPVTASRTVRRRGTDYTRLAAVYHLIDDITSEDVDVSLEEAYRGLAGIRRNRHPYPGWALTLASGTLAGAASVLVGGSTLVFFAAMVGAMMGDRLAWLCAGRGLPEFYQFAVAAMPPAAMGVALTLANVPELRASAVITGGLFALLPGRALVAGVQDGLTGYYITASARLLEVVYFFISIVIGVLIVLYLGLKLGADQLDAEAALLTVDRPVIQILAAMMLTFAFAILLQQDRSTVLMVTLNGGVAWVIYGALHYAGGFSPVPSTAIAAGLVGLFGQLFSRYRYASALPYVTAAIGPLLPGSATYFGMLYIAHNDVNHGLASLTKAAALALAIAIGVNLGGEISRLFMYAPGVVGGQRRAAKRTRGF; translated from the coding sequence GTGGTGGCTGACACGGACGGTCCCGAGGACCGCAAGCCGCAGTCGGACGAGGTACGCAGCGCGTTCGCGCCGCCGAGCGGCACGGAGTCGCCCGCCCCCGAGGACAGTTCCACCACTTCCGAGTTCGCCGTTCCGCCCGGTCTGTCCGCCGAGTCCGCGGCCGAGCCCGAGGGTTCCGCCTTCACCCCGCCGCAGACGTACAGCGCCCAGAACTCGCCGCCCGCCTTCACCCCGGCCCACGGCTTTCCCATGGTCCGGCTGGCCAAGGAGGCGCCCTGGCAGGACCGGATGCGCACCATGCTGCGGATGCCGGTCCACGAACGGCCCACGCTGGAGGCGGCCCAGAAGCACGACGAGGAGGCCGGGCCCGCGGTCCCCCGGGTGCTGGACCTGACGCTGCGTATCGGCGAGCTGCTGCTCGCGGGCGGCGAGGGGGCCGAGGACGTGGAGGCGGCGATGTTCGCCGTCACCCAGGCGTACGGCCTCGAACGCTGCGAGCCGACCGTCACCTTCACCCTGCTGTCGATCTCCCACCAGCCGTCGCTGGTGGACGACCCGGTGACGGCGAGCCGTACCGTACGCCGCCGGGGCACCGACTACACCCGACTGGCGGCCGTCTACCACCTCATCGACGACATCACGTCGGAGGACGTCGACGTCTCGCTGGAAGAGGCCTACCGCGGGCTCGCCGGGATCCGGCGGAACCGGCACCCGTACCCGGGCTGGGCGCTGACGCTCGCCAGCGGGACGCTGGCCGGAGCGGCCTCGGTGCTGGTCGGCGGCAGCACGCTGGTGTTCTTCGCCGCGATGGTGGGCGCCATGATGGGCGACCGGCTCGCCTGGCTGTGTGCCGGGCGCGGGCTGCCGGAGTTCTACCAGTTCGCGGTGGCCGCGATGCCGCCCGCGGCGATGGGGGTGGCGCTCACCCTCGCGAACGTGCCCGAACTGCGCGCCTCCGCGGTGATCACCGGTGGCCTCTTCGCCCTGCTCCCCGGGCGGGCCCTGGTCGCCGGGGTGCAGGACGGTCTGACCGGCTACTACATCACCGCGTCCGCGCGACTGCTCGAAGTCGTGTACTTCTTCATCTCGATCGTCATCGGCGTGCTGATCGTGCTGTACCTGGGGCTCAAGCTGGGCGCCGACCAGCTGGACGCGGAAGCGGCGCTGCTCACCGTGGACCGTCCGGTCATCCAGATCCTCGCCGCGATGATGCTCACCTTCGCCTTCGCGATCCTGCTCCAGCAGGACCGGTCCACGGTGCTGATGGTGACACTGAACGGTGGGGTGGCCTGGGTGATCTACGGGGCGCTGCACTACGCCGGGGGCTTCTCCCCCGTACCGTCGACGGCCATCGCGGCCGGGCTGGTGGGGCTGTTCGGGCAGTTGTTCTCGCGCTACCGGTACGCGTCGGCGCTGCCGTACGTCACCGCGGCGATCGGGCCGTTGCTGCCGGGCTCCGCGACGTACTTCGGGATGCTGTACATCGCGCACAACGACGTGAACCACGGCCTGGCCTCCCTGACCAAGGCCGCCGCGCTGGCGCTGGCCATCGCGATCGGGGTGAACCTGGGCGGGGAGATCTCACGGCTCTTCATGTATGCGCCGGGTGTGGTCGGCGGCCAGCGCCGCGCGGCGAAGCGGACGCGCGGGTTCTAG